A stretch of the Lonchura striata isolate bLonStr1 chromosome 15, bLonStr1.mat, whole genome shotgun sequence genome encodes the following:
- the PRR7 gene encoding proline-rich protein 7 isoform X1: MVMSQGTYTFLTCFAGFWLIWGLIVLLCCFCSYLRRRVKRQQEERLREQSLRALEMEPLHYEGYGGSPPGIAIPHRLRLEPHHHHHHPHHIPPPRPWSCRHGVRGGLCLAESDLSKPPCYEEALLMAEPPPPYSEVLMDTRGLYRKINAPFLSHERLEKQEQPPSYKPLFLDAGYGSALHLPRSASPGPACPDLYLQQECSPRMFPSWTDSELSSRDTYETGPWHLPVSMPLFGRTTAV; this comes from the exons atggtgatgtcccagggcaCCTACACCTTCCTCACCTGCTTCGCGGGCTTCTGGCTCATCTGGGGCCTCAtcgtgctgctgtgctgcttctgcAGCTACCTGCGGCGGCGGGTGAAGcggcagcaggaggagcggctgcgggagcagagCCTGCGCGCGCTGGAGATGGAGCCGCTGCACTACGAGGGTTACGGGGGCAGCCCCCCCGGCATCGCCATTCCCCACCGCCTCCGCCTCGAGCCCCACCATCACCACCATCACCCCCACCACATCCCACCcccccggccctggagctgccggCACG GGGTCCGGGGGGGGCTTTGCCTTGCAGAGTCAGACCTGTCAAAGCCGCCGTGCTATGAGGAGGCGCTGCTGATGGCGGAGCCCCCCCCGCCATACAGCGAGGTGCTGATGGACACGCGGGGGCTCTACCGCAAAATCAACGCCCCTTTCCTGAGCCATGAGCGgctggagaagcaggagcagcctcCCAGCTACAAACCCCTTTTCCTGGACGCCGGCTACGGCTCAGCGCTGCACCTGCCCCGCTCAGCCAGCCCCGGCCCTGCCTGCCCGGACCTCTACCTGCAGCAGGAGTGCTCCCCACGCATGTTTCCCAGCTGGACGGACTCggagctcagcagcagggacacctaCGAGACGGGACCCTGGCACCTCCCGGTCTCCATGCCCCTCTTCGGCAGGACTACCGCTGTCTAA
- the PRR7 gene encoding proline-rich protein 7 isoform X2, with amino-acid sequence MVMSQGTYTFLTCFAGFWLIWGLIVLLCCFCSYLRRRVKRQQEERLREQSLRALEMEPLHYEGYGGSPPGIAIPHRLRLEPHHHHHHPHHIPPPRPWSCRHESDLSKPPCYEEALLMAEPPPPYSEVLMDTRGLYRKINAPFLSHERLEKQEQPPSYKPLFLDAGYGSALHLPRSASPGPACPDLYLQQECSPRMFPSWTDSELSSRDTYETGPWHLPVSMPLFGRTTAV; translated from the exons atggtgatgtcccagggcaCCTACACCTTCCTCACCTGCTTCGCGGGCTTCTGGCTCATCTGGGGCCTCAtcgtgctgctgtgctgcttctgcAGCTACCTGCGGCGGCGGGTGAAGcggcagcaggaggagcggctgcgggagcagagCCTGCGCGCGCTGGAGATGGAGCCGCTGCACTACGAGGGTTACGGGGGCAGCCCCCCCGGCATCGCCATTCCCCACCGCCTCCGCCTCGAGCCCCACCATCACCACCATCACCCCCACCACATCCCACCcccccggccctggagctgccggCACG AGTCAGACCTGTCAAAGCCGCCGTGCTATGAGGAGGCGCTGCTGATGGCGGAGCCCCCCCCGCCATACAGCGAGGTGCTGATGGACACGCGGGGGCTCTACCGCAAAATCAACGCCCCTTTCCTGAGCCATGAGCGgctggagaagcaggagcagcctcCCAGCTACAAACCCCTTTTCCTGGACGCCGGCTACGGCTCAGCGCTGCACCTGCCCCGCTCAGCCAGCCCCGGCCCTGCCTGCCCGGACCTCTACCTGCAGCAGGAGTGCTCCCCACGCATGTTTCCCAGCTGGACGGACTCggagctcagcagcagggacacctaCGAGACGGGACCCTGGCACCTCCCGGTCTCCATGCCCCTCTTCGGCAGGACTACCGCTGTCTAA
- the DBN1 gene encoding drebrin gives MAGVGFAAHRLELLASYQDVIGEDSPTDWALYTYEDGSDDLKLAASGGGGLLELSGHFEIQKVMYGFCSVKDPQAVLPKYVLVNWVGEDVPDARKCACASHVAKIAEFFQGVDVIVNASSVEDIDPGAIGQRLSNGLARVSSPVLHRLRLREDENAEPVGTTYQKTDATVEMKRLNREQFWEQAKKEEELRKEEERKKALDARLRFEQERMEQERLEQEERERRYREREEQIEEHRRKQQSLEAEEARQRLKEQSIFGDQQEEDDRQQFRKSESEVEEAAAIIAQRPDNPRDFFKQQERVASGSSDAVSPGSHRTGRLYCPFIKTADSGPPSSSSSSSSPPRTPFPYISCHRTPNLSSFFPCSQSDAFRKASAAGCSPCEPSPAATPPGPPGTRAPADQTPATPKESPSPSAQEPGPATPEQHWPFPGPEDKAIEPIEPPGDEPSPRPVWTAGGDALGDLVTLEPTEPSLPPVADEPQTGEAPNPESLIDLWQSDRVTPPAAWPLPAAPVPETPPAMLPEEGALLSLDELPEPPATFCDAEQEDEDEEEAAGEGDPQSQDLGCQHTPQEDTPGRETPPITNGEMAHKDGTPGRGEQASEGYFSQSQEEEVPPTEELSAKAPQPVFYNKPPEIDITCWDADPLPEEEESFGGAL, from the exons ATGGCTGGCGTCGGCTTCGCGGCGCACCGCCTGGAGCTGCTCGCCTCCTACCAGGACGTGATCGGCGAGGACAGCCCCACCGACTG GGCCCTCTACACATATGAGGATGGCTCTGATGACCTGAAGCTGGCAGCATCAGGAG GTGGAGGTTTGCTGGAGCTTTCTGGCCACTTTGAGATTCAGAAGGTGATGTATGGCTTCTGCAGCGTCAAGGACCCCCAGGCCGTGCTCCCCAAATATGTCCTCGTCAACTGG GTGGGTGAGGACGTGCCGGACGCCCGCAAATGCGCCTGTGCCAGCCACGTAGCCAAGATCGCCGAGTTCTTCCAG GGTGTCGATGTCATTGTCAATGCCAGCAGCGTGGAGGACATTGACCCCGGGGCCATCGGGCAGCGGCTCTCCAACGGGCTGGCCCGTGTCTCCAGCCCGGTGCTGCACCGCCTGCGGCTGCGCGAGGACGAGAACGCCGAGCCCGTG GGCACCACTTACCAGAAAACCGATGCCACCGTGGAGATGAAGCGGCTCAACCGGGAGCAGTTCTGGGAACAGGCAAAG AAAGAGGAGGAATTGCGtaaggaggaagagaggaaaaaggccCTGGACGCCCGGCTGCGGTTCGAGCAGGAGCGGATGGAGCAGGAgcggctggagcaggaggagcgggagCGGCGCTACCGGGAGCGTGAGGAGCAGATCGAGGAGCACAG gaggaagcagcagagcttGGAGGCGGAGGAGGCCCGGCAGCGCCTGAAGGAGCAGTCCATCTTT GGGGACCAGCAAGAGGAAGACGACAGGCAGCAGTTTAGGAAATCAGAGTCAGAGGTGGAG GAGGCTGCTGCCATCATCGCTCAGCGGCCTGACAACCCCCGGGACTTCTTCAAGCAGCAGGAGcgggtggcatcaggcagcaGCGATGCTGTGTCACCGGGCAGCCACAGgacag GTCGTCTGTACTGTCCTTTCATAAAGACAGCTGACAGTGGGccaccttcttcctcctcctcctcctcctcccccccacGGACCCCCTTCCCCTATATCTCCTGCCACCGCACTCcaaatctctcctctttcttcccaT GCAGCCAGTCGGACGCCTTCCGCAAGGCCTCGGCGgcgggctgcagcccctgcgaGCCCAGCCCGGCCGCCACGCCGCCgggccccccgggcacccgCGCGCCCGCGGACCAGACGCCGGCAACGCCCAAAG agtcccccagccccagcgcACAGGAGCCCGGGCCAGCCACGCCCGAGCAGCACTGGCCCTTCCCGGGGCCCGAGGACAAGGCCATCGAGCCCATCGAGCCCCCTGGGGACGAGCCCAGTCCCAGGCCAGTGTGGACAGCGGGGGGTGATGCCCTGGGGGACCTGGTGACCCTGGAGCCCACCGAGCCCTCCCTGCCACCCGTGGCTGACGAGCCCCAAACTGGGGAAGCCCCCAACCCTGAGAGCCTCATCGACCTGTGGCAGAGCGACAGGGTGACACCCCCAGCTGCCTggcccctgcctgctgcccctGTCCCCGAGACACCCCCGGCCATGCTGCCCGAGGAGGGGGCCCTGCTGAGCCTGGATGAGCTGCCTGAGCCCCCTGCCACCTTCTGCGACGCggagcaggaggacgaggatgaggaagaggcagctggCGAGGGGGATCCCCAGTCCCAGGAtctgggctgccagcacacgCCCCAGGAAGACACCCCGGGCCGAGAGACGCCCCCCATCACCAATGGGGAGATGGCCCACAAGGATGGGACACCGGGTcgtggggagcag GCCAGCGAGGGCTACTTCAGCCAgtcccaggaggaggaggtgccCCCCACCGAGGAGTTGTCGGCCAAAGCCCCCCAGCCCGTCTTCTACAACAAGCccccag AGATCGACATCACGTGCTGGGATGCAGACCCTCTGCCCGAGGAAGAGGAGAGCTTTGGGGGGGCCCTGTGA
- the PDLIM7 gene encoding PDZ and LIM domain protein 7 isoform X2 — MEDAEGWQPRTGTSQSRSFRKLAQLTGTDGMEDGEDEVVKKPRDSHGSSWGTVEQRQPPQPLEPPSTPGCNPGKLRLMEDAEDWQPRTGTSQSRSFRKLAQLTGTDSSMEDHDDVFVRKPSQVSVPDPSPGATMKTEPGLAPRTPSATPSPTSRPPWAVDPSFAERYAPDKTSTVVSKHSQPATPTPMQNRSSIVQAAQQAPEGPGRTPLCYKCNKVIRGRYLVALGHYYHPEEFICCQCRKVLDEGGFFEEKGSIFCPKCYDTRYAPSCAKCKKKITGEVMHALKMTWHVQCFTCNACKTPIRNRAFYMEEGQPYCERDYEKMFGTKCRGCDFKIDAGDRFLEALGFSWHDTCFVCAICQTNLEGKTFYSKKDKPLCKSHAFSHV; from the exons ATGGAGGATGCTGAGGGCTGGCAGCCCCGCACTGGGACCTCGCAGTCCCGCTCCTTCCGCAAACTGGCCCAGCTGACGGGCACAGATGGCA TGGAGGATGGCGAGGATGAGGTTGTTAAAAAGCCCAG GGATTCCCACGGGTCCAGCTGGGGCACGGTGGAGCAGCG ACAGCCCCCGCAGCCTCTGgagccccccagcacccccggGTGCAACCCCGGGAAGCTGCGACTGATGGAGGATGCTGAGGACTGGCAGCCCCGCACCGGGACCTCGCAGTCCCGCTCCTTCCGCAAACTGGCCCAGCTGAcgggcacagacagcagca TGGAGGATCATGATGATGTGTTTGTTAGGAAGCCCAG CCAGGTCTCCGTGCCGGACCCGTCCCCAGGAGCAACGATGAAGACTGAGCCAGGACTGG cccccaggacccccagtgccacccccagccccaccagccgCCCACCCTGGGCTGTGGACCCCTCGTTTGCCGAGCGCTACGCCCCGGACAAGACGAGCACGGTGGTGAGCAAGCACAGCCAGCCGGCCACGCCGACCCCCATGCAGAACCGCAGCTCCATCGTGCAGGCAGCCCAGCAAGCCCCCGAGGGGCCCGGCCGCACCCCCCTCTGCTACAAGTGCAACAAGGTCATCAG GGGACGGTACCTCGTGGCGCTGGGACATTATTACCACCCCGAGGAGTTCATCTGCTGCCAGTGCAGGAAGGTGCTGGATGAGGGCGGCTTCTTTGAGGAGAAAGGCTCCATCTTCTGCCCCAAGTGCTACGACACGCGCTACGCACCCAGCTGCGCCAAGTGCAAGAAGAAGATCACTGGG GAGGTGATGCACGCACTGAAGATGACCTGGCACGTGCAGTGCTTCACCTGCAACGCCTGCAAAACTCCCATCCGCAACCGAGCCTTCTACATGGAGGAGGGACAGCCCTACTGCGAGAGAG ACTATGAGAAGATGTTTGGCACCAAGTGCCGCGGCTGTGACTTCAAGATCGATGCTGGGGACCGGTTCCTGGAGGCGCTGGGGTTCAGCTGGCATGACACTTGCTTTGTCTGTGCG ATCTGCCAGACCAACCTGGAAGGGAAGACGTTCTACTCCAAGAAGGACAAGCCTCTGTGCAAGAGCCATGCTTTCTCCCATGTGTGA
- the PDLIM7 gene encoding PDZ and LIM domain protein 7 isoform X1 yields the protein MDQPLTAVPPFFLMPQGFPRVQLGHGGAAVSARVWQRCCHAPGHLLECFPVPEQSVCFVLAELLPSVTHRQPPQPLEPPSTPGCNPGKLRLMEDAEDWQPRTGTSQSRSFRKLAQLTGTDSSMEDHDDVFVRKPSQVSVPDPSPGATMKTEPGLAPRTPSATPSPTSRPPWAVDPSFAERYAPDKTSTVVSKHSQPATPTPMQNRSSIVQAAQQAPEGPGRTPLCYKCNKVIRGRYLVALGHYYHPEEFICCQCRKVLDEGGFFEEKGSIFCPKCYDTRYAPSCAKCKKKITGEVMHALKMTWHVQCFTCNACKTPIRNRAFYMEEGQPYCERDYEKMFGTKCRGCDFKIDAGDRFLEALGFSWHDTCFVCAICQTNLEGKTFYSKKDKPLCKSHAFSHV from the exons ATGGATCAGCCACTGACTGCTGTGCCACCATTTTTTCTGATGCCACAGGGATTCCCACGGGTCCAGCTGGGGCACGGTGGAGCAGCGGTGAGTGCCAGGGTTTGGCAGAGGTGTTGCCATGCGCCAGGGCACCTTTTGGAGTGCTTCCCTGTTCCGGAGCAGAGTGTGTGCTTTGTGCTGGCTGAGCTCCTGCCCTCTGTCACTCACAGACAGCCCCCGCAGCCTCTGgagccccccagcacccccggGTGCAACCCCGGGAAGCTGCGACTGATGGAGGATGCTGAGGACTGGCAGCCCCGCACCGGGACCTCGCAGTCCCGCTCCTTCCGCAAACTGGCCCAGCTGAcgggcacagacagcagca TGGAGGATCATGATGATGTGTTTGTTAGGAAGCCCAG CCAGGTCTCCGTGCCGGACCCGTCCCCAGGAGCAACGATGAAGACTGAGCCAGGACTGG cccccaggacccccagtgccacccccagccccaccagccgCCCACCCTGGGCTGTGGACCCCTCGTTTGCCGAGCGCTACGCCCCGGACAAGACGAGCACGGTGGTGAGCAAGCACAGCCAGCCGGCCACGCCGACCCCCATGCAGAACCGCAGCTCCATCGTGCAGGCAGCCCAGCAAGCCCCCGAGGGGCCCGGCCGCACCCCCCTCTGCTACAAGTGCAACAAGGTCATCAG GGGACGGTACCTCGTGGCGCTGGGACATTATTACCACCCCGAGGAGTTCATCTGCTGCCAGTGCAGGAAGGTGCTGGATGAGGGCGGCTTCTTTGAGGAGAAAGGCTCCATCTTCTGCCCCAAGTGCTACGACACGCGCTACGCACCCAGCTGCGCCAAGTGCAAGAAGAAGATCACTGGG GAGGTGATGCACGCACTGAAGATGACCTGGCACGTGCAGTGCTTCACCTGCAACGCCTGCAAAACTCCCATCCGCAACCGAGCCTTCTACATGGAGGAGGGACAGCCCTACTGCGAGAGAG ACTATGAGAAGATGTTTGGCACCAAGTGCCGCGGCTGTGACTTCAAGATCGATGCTGGGGACCGGTTCCTGGAGGCGCTGGGGTTCAGCTGGCATGACACTTGCTTTGTCTGTGCG ATCTGCCAGACCAACCTGGAAGGGAAGACGTTCTACTCCAAGAAGGACAAGCCTCTGTGCAAGAGCCATGCTTTCTCCCATGTGTGA